The proteins below are encoded in one region of Limnochorda pilosa:
- a CDS encoding ribonuclease toxin HepT-like protein — translation MREAAALRRLASEIATALGEVETITQEGEELAASLPAMETPKRPTLRALGSVLHDFYTAVEDVFELIAADLDGGVPTTSDWHRRLLRSMEEPVKEVRPRVISPELGVQLRDYLGFRHVFRNVYGHRLEWTRMMPLVEGLPALSIRFRAEAEEFCRHLEALADRLEGETP, via the coding sequence ATGCGTGAAGCTGCAGCTCTCAGACGGCTCGCTTCCGAGATTGCGACGGCTCTGGGAGAAGTTGAGACCATCACCCAGGAAGGGGAGGAATTGGCCGCGTCCCTCCCCGCCATGGAGACTCCGAAGCGCCCAACGCTCCGTGCACTCGGAAGCGTGCTGCATGACTTCTATACTGCCGTGGAGGATGTGTTCGAACTCATCGCCGCCGATCTGGACGGGGGAGTTCCGACGACCTCCGACTGGCATCGCCGCTTGTTGAGGAGCATGGAGGAACCCGTGAAGGAAGTGCGCCCCAGGGTGATCTCGCCGGAGTTGGGGGTCCAACTGAGGGACTACCTTGGCTTTCGTCATGTGTTCCGGAACGTCTACGGGCATCGTCTCGAATGGACGAGAATGATGCCGTTGGTGGAGGGCCTTCCCGCGCTGAGCATCAGGTTCAGGGCGGAGGCCGAGGAGTTCTGCCGCCACCTGGAAGCCCTGGCCGACCGACTCGAGGGAGAGACGCCCTAA
- a CDS encoding helix-turn-helix transcriptional regulator — MTGSWTFLTNHAQVLLCVAENRMITTREISEIVGITERSAQRLLDDLEAEGYITRHRVGRRNRYEIHPEISMRHPAQRGVAVKVLLDILAGNHSD; from the coding sequence TTGACTGGATCCTGGACCTTCTTGACAAACCATGCACAGGTGTTGTTGTGTGTTGCGGAAAACCGCATGATCACCACCCGTGAGATCAGCGAGATCGTGGGGATCACGGAGCGCTCTGCACAACGCCTCTTGGACGATCTGGAGGCAGAGGGATACATCACCCGCCATCGAGTGGGGCGCCGAAACCGATATGAGATCCATCCCGAGATTTCCATGCGGCACCCCGCCCAGCGAGGCGTCGCCGTCAAGGTGCTGCTGGACATCCTGGCAGGCAACCACTCGGATTGA
- a CDS encoding sodium-dependent bicarbonate transport family permease, with amino-acid sequence MQLLSTVHENLLSPLILFFFLGVLASIVRSDLEFPRDVARGLLLYLLIAIGFEGGVNLARSGITPKVLSAGTVGAGFGLLFPVIAFIILRNITDATNAAAIAAQYGSISAVTFVTATAFLSGMGVPYEPFMVALMAVMESPAIASGIFLARRYGRLPQPHVAATSAHSWRFSSEVAGKGFWPGLGLNQALVREVFLNSSIVLLTGSLLIGFATGDRGLSIVKPVLVDPFKGVLTFFLLEMGLVAGRGLGEFRRLGVPLSLFGVLMPVFGGLAGAIAGALLDLTLGGTTLLAVLSGSASYIAVPAAMRMALPEANPSLYLTMSLGITFPFNVIVGIPLYYHLSRFLTDLF; translated from the coding sequence GTGCAACTGCTTTCGACTGTTCACGAGAACTTGCTGAGCCCGCTCATCTTGTTCTTCTTCTTGGGAGTCCTGGCGAGCATCGTCAGATCGGATCTTGAATTCCCGAGGGACGTGGCAAGAGGCCTGCTGCTCTATCTCCTTATTGCGATCGGGTTCGAGGGCGGCGTCAACTTGGCTCGATCGGGAATCACTCCCAAAGTACTGTCTGCCGGTACGGTTGGTGCCGGATTCGGCCTCCTGTTCCCCGTCATTGCCTTCATCATCCTGAGGAACATAACCGATGCGACCAACGCAGCCGCCATCGCCGCGCAGTATGGTTCAATCAGTGCTGTCACGTTCGTCACGGCCACGGCGTTCTTGAGTGGCATGGGGGTCCCCTATGAACCGTTCATGGTTGCACTCATGGCCGTGATGGAATCGCCCGCCATCGCCTCTGGCATCTTTCTCGCCCGCCGATATGGGCGCTTGCCCCAACCGCACGTCGCCGCAACATCGGCCCACTCATGGCGCTTCTCATCAGAGGTTGCGGGCAAGGGGTTCTGGCCGGGGCTGGGATTGAACCAAGCCCTTGTGCGGGAAGTGTTTCTGAACAGCAGTATCGTACTTCTCACTGGGAGCCTCCTCATCGGCTTCGCTACCGGAGATAGAGGCCTCTCGATCGTGAAGCCCGTCTTGGTCGATCCGTTCAAGGGGGTTCTCACCTTCTTTCTCCTGGAGATGGGACTGGTTGCCGGTCGTGGTCTGGGGGAATTCCGTAGACTCGGGGTGCCGCTCTCCCTGTTCGGGGTGCTGATGCCGGTGTTTGGAGGCTTGGCGGGAGCAATCGCCGGCGCGCTCCTCGATCTGACGCTTGGTGGAACCACGTTGCTGGCCGTCCTTTCGGGGAGTGCGTCCTACATTGCCGTACCCGCCGCGATGAGGATGGCGTTGCCGGAGGCGAATCCTTCGCTGTACCTGACGATGTCACTGGGAATCACGTTCCCGTTCAACGTGATCGTCGGGATCCCTCTCTACTACCACCTGTCTCGCTTTCTGACGGACCTGTTCTGA
- the menC gene encoding o-succinylbenzoate synthase produces the protein MYCDAICLREVTLPLLRPFESSASRTVRRRFVLVEAMAGGLSGWGECVAQEAPYYTEETVETAWHILRDFLAPAVLNAAEVDPRSLPARFRLVKGHPMAKTALETALWDLTARAEGESLAGRWGAGRPTVPSGVSVGMAPGLDALFREIDGYLEQGYRRVKVKVGPGRDVAVVRALRERYGAIPLMVDANGAYGSEDLPVLLEMDGYDLMMIEEPLRGGDLLAYPSLQERLKTPICLDESLRGAADVRRAAELGACRVVNLKPGRVGGPSEALEVEGVCRERGLDLWVGGMLESGVGRALNLILAALPGVTLPGDTSASDRYYARDLVTEPARLQPDGTVPVPQGPGLGIEVDREYLDRVSGRVEWIRPTGRREP, from the coding sequence GTGTATTGCGACGCCATCTGTCTCCGCGAGGTGACCCTCCCGCTCCTCCGGCCCTTCGAGAGTTCGGCCTCCCGCACGGTGCGCCGGCGCTTCGTGCTGGTGGAGGCGATGGCGGGCGGGCTCTCCGGCTGGGGTGAGTGCGTTGCCCAGGAGGCTCCGTACTACACGGAGGAGACGGTGGAGACCGCCTGGCACATCCTCCGGGACTTCCTCGCGCCCGCTGTGCTGAACGCGGCGGAGGTGGACCCCCGCAGCCTGCCTGCGCGGTTCCGGCTGGTGAAGGGCCACCCGATGGCCAAAACTGCCCTGGAGACCGCCTTGTGGGACCTCACCGCCCGGGCCGAGGGCGAATCGCTGGCAGGGAGGTGGGGAGCGGGCCGCCCCACCGTGCCGTCCGGAGTGAGCGTGGGGATGGCTCCCGGCCTCGACGCCCTCTTCCGGGAGATCGACGGCTACCTGGAGCAGGGCTACCGGCGGGTCAAGGTGAAGGTCGGTCCCGGCCGGGACGTGGCCGTGGTGCGGGCGCTGCGGGAGCGCTACGGCGCCATCCCCCTCATGGTCGACGCCAACGGCGCCTACGGCTCCGAGGACCTGCCCGTCCTCCTGGAGATGGACGGCTACGACCTCATGATGATCGAGGAGCCGCTGCGGGGCGGGGACCTCCTGGCTTACCCGAGCCTGCAGGAGCGGCTGAAGACGCCCATCTGCCTGGACGAGTCGCTGCGGGGCGCGGCCGACGTGCGGCGGGCGGCCGAGCTGGGCGCGTGCCGGGTGGTGAACCTGAAGCCCGGCCGTGTGGGCGGGCCGTCGGAGGCGCTTGAGGTGGAGGGAGTCTGTCGGGAACGGGGGCTCGACCTCTGGGTGGGCGGCATGCTCGAGTCCGGCGTGGGGCGGGCGCTCAACCTGATCCTGGCCGCCCTGCCCGGTGTGACCTTGCCGGGCGACACCTCCGCGAGCGACCGCTACTACGCCCGCGACCTGGTGACCGAGCCCGCCCGCCTCCAGCCCGACGGCACCGTGCCCGTGCCCCAGGGACCGGGCCTGGGCATCGAGGTGGACCGGGAGTACCTGGACAGGGTGAGCGGGCGCGTCGAATGGATCCGGCCCACCGGACGGCGGGAACCGTGA
- a CDS encoding ABC transporter permease produces the protein MGAEEPGVAAASVRDIPGGLGSLSPRAQAWRRLRRSRSGMVGLSMVALLVGMALLAPILAPYDPATDRNLRARLNPPSVEHPMGTDELGRDILNRVWHGAAISLRVGVLAVGVGLVLGTVMGLIAGYLGRWADTFISWVSDILLAFPSMLLAIAIVAAMGPGIFNTILAIGVVQIPIYTRLTRSMVLSLREQEYVSASRAIGAGSMRTLFRHILPNSLTPLIVQGTLSIGVAILDAAALGFLGLGAQPPAPEWGLMIARGFSYFAVAPWISLIPGLAIVVAVVAFNLLGDGLRDALDPRAGR, from the coding sequence ATGGGAGCCGAGGAACCAGGCGTGGCCGCGGCCTCGGTACGGGACATTCCTGGAGGGTTGGGCAGCCTGAGCCCGCGCGCCCAAGCCTGGCGCCGCTTGCGGAGGTCGCGGTCCGGGATGGTGGGATTGTCCATGGTGGCGCTCCTGGTGGGCATGGCCTTGCTGGCTCCCATCCTCGCCCCCTATGACCCGGCCACGGATCGGAACCTTCGTGCGCGGCTCAACCCGCCCTCCGTCGAGCACCCCATGGGAACCGACGAGCTCGGCCGGGACATCCTGAACCGGGTGTGGCACGGTGCCGCCATCAGCCTGCGGGTGGGGGTGCTCGCGGTGGGTGTGGGGCTCGTGCTGGGCACCGTCATGGGCTTGATCGCGGGCTACCTCGGCCGCTGGGCCGACACCTTCATCAGCTGGGTGAGCGACATCCTTCTCGCCTTTCCCTCCATGCTCCTGGCCATCGCCATCGTGGCCGCCATGGGACCGGGCATCTTCAACACGATCCTGGCCATCGGCGTGGTGCAGATCCCCATCTACACACGGCTGACGCGGAGCATGGTCCTCTCGCTGAGGGAGCAGGAGTACGTCTCCGCCAGCCGGGCCATCGGTGCGGGAAGCATGCGGACCCTCTTCCGGCACATCCTGCCCAACAGCCTGACGCCCCTGATCGTCCAGGGGACCCTCTCCATCGGCGTCGCGATCCTGGACGCGGCGGCGCTGGGCTTCCTGGGGCTGGGTGCGCAGCCCCCGGCCCCCGAGTGGGGCCTGATGATCGCCCGTGGCTTCAGCTACTTCGCGGTGGCTCCCTGGATCAGCCTCATCCCGGGGCTGGCCATCGTGGTGGCGGTGGTGGCCTTCAACCTGCTGGGGGACGGCCTGCGCGACGCGCTGGACCCCAGAGCCGGCCGCTGA
- a CDS encoding ABC transporter permease, with protein sequence MTAYVVRRILGLVPVLLGMSLLVFTLVHLIPGDPAIVMLGERATPASIARLQEQLNLNRPLFFNMGAFTRSGNPAALVDSQFFAFLGSIVRGNLGTSIFTRVDVATELAARFPATFELAVGGMVVALLIGIPAGVLAAVRKNSTVDVAVTTASLIGVAIPIFWLGMLFIYVFAVNLGWLPPSGRTAAGVNVDRITGFLILDSILQGHWTAAWDALRHLVLPAVALGTIPTATVARMTRGAMLEVLNQDYIRTARAKGLMDRAVTWRHAIKNAMLPVITVIGLSFGSLLTGAILTETIFNWPGMGKWIYDAIGARDYPIVQGGTLLIATLYVLVNTLVDISYAFFDPRIRYD encoded by the coding sequence ATGACGGCATACGTGGTGCGGCGCATTCTCGGCCTCGTCCCGGTGCTCCTCGGGATGAGCCTTCTGGTCTTCACCCTCGTGCACCTGATCCCCGGCGACCCGGCGATCGTCATGCTGGGCGAGCGCGCCACGCCAGCGTCCATCGCCAGGCTGCAGGAGCAGCTGAACCTGAACAGGCCGCTCTTCTTCAACATGGGCGCTTTCACCCGTTCGGGAAACCCGGCGGCCTTGGTGGACAGCCAGTTCTTCGCCTTCCTCGGCAGCATCGTGCGGGGAAACCTTGGGACATCGATCTTCACCCGGGTGGACGTGGCCACGGAGCTGGCCGCCCGCTTCCCGGCCACCTTCGAGCTGGCCGTGGGCGGCATGGTCGTGGCGCTGCTCATCGGCATCCCGGCCGGGGTGCTGGCCGCGGTTCGCAAGAACTCCACCGTCGACGTGGCCGTCACCACCGCGTCCCTCATCGGCGTGGCCATCCCCATCTTCTGGCTGGGCATGCTCTTCATCTACGTCTTCGCCGTGAACCTGGGCTGGCTGCCACCTTCGGGGCGCACGGCCGCAGGCGTGAACGTGGACCGCATCACCGGGTTCCTCATCCTGGACAGCATCCTGCAAGGTCACTGGACCGCCGCCTGGGACGCGCTCCGCCACCTGGTGCTGCCGGCCGTCGCCCTGGGGACCATCCCCACCGCCACCGTGGCCCGCATGACCCGGGGCGCGATGCTGGAGGTACTGAACCAGGACTACATCCGCACGGCCCGGGCCAAGGGTCTCATGGACAGGGCGGTCACCTGGCGCCATGCGATCAAGAACGCGATGCTGCCGGTGATCACCGTGATCGGCCTCAGCTTCGGAAGCCTCCTTACGGGTGCGATCCTCACCGAGACCATCTTCAACTGGCCGGGTATGGGCAAGTGGATCTACGACGCCATCGGCGCCCGGGACTATCCCATCGTCCAGGGCGGCACCCTCCTCATCGCGACCCTCTACGTCCTGGTCAACACGCTGGTGGACATCTCGTACGCGTTCTTCGACCCGCGCATCCGTTACGACTGA
- a CDS encoding ABC transporter substrate-binding protein — MRRSIWLAALALAAVLLFTPASATAQTLIYAQSGLPVTLDSASAQDGNSLRVAYQITEPLVGFEPGTANLAPALAERWAANADSTVWTFYLRRGVRFHDGTPFNAEAVKFNFERWDDPQHPYRGEGKGYAGFEYVFGGFKDENVLGEIEVVDEHTVRFHLTDSVGFFPAMVAAIYLQIDSPTAVMKDPDRYGTPEYGPVGTGPFTFERWIIGDRVILRRNDDYWGQKAKVDGIVFRGIPEPTSRLAELRAGAVHIAVELSPEDYPVLQREANLEPVLQKGLNIGYVAFHQAHEPLDDLRVRQAIAMAIDKQAIVDAFYAGLGSAADQFVPPAMWGRSEGVTDPSYDPAQARRLLAEAGYPNGFETEFWYMPVSRPYFPAPQPIAEAIASYLADVGIRVRLQTEDWGTYLSDYLRGKFPMYMLGWSPDYPDPDNYLFTFFGPRAPQSLGWDAPQVRSLLMQARTAPLPEERAALYAQVQEAVREDLAMIPFAHNNPLHATLRGVEGWVPSPLGSSENLNYVSVPR, encoded by the coding sequence TTGAGGCGTTCGATCTGGCTTGCGGCGCTCGCGCTGGCGGCCGTGCTGCTCTTCACCCCGGCCTCCGCGACGGCCCAGACCCTCATCTACGCGCAGAGCGGGCTTCCGGTCACGCTCGACTCGGCATCGGCCCAGGACGGCAACTCGCTCCGGGTGGCCTACCAGATCACCGAACCGCTGGTGGGTTTTGAGCCGGGCACGGCCAACCTGGCCCCCGCGCTCGCCGAGCGGTGGGCGGCCAACGCGGACTCCACCGTCTGGACCTTCTACCTCCGCCGGGGCGTTCGGTTCCATGATGGAACCCCCTTCAACGCGGAGGCCGTCAAGTTCAACTTCGAGCGTTGGGACGATCCCCAGCACCCCTACCGCGGCGAGGGCAAGGGCTACGCCGGCTTCGAGTACGTCTTCGGCGGGTTCAAGGACGAAAACGTGCTGGGCGAGATCGAGGTGGTGGACGAACACACCGTCCGCTTCCACCTCACCGACTCGGTGGGCTTCTTCCCCGCCATGGTCGCGGCCATCTACCTCCAGATCGACAGCCCCACGGCCGTCATGAAGGACCCCGACCGCTACGGAACGCCCGAGTACGGCCCCGTCGGCACCGGTCCCTTCACGTTCGAGCGGTGGATCATCGGCGACCGGGTGATCCTCCGCCGCAACGACGACTACTGGGGTCAGAAGGCCAAGGTCGACGGCATCGTCTTCCGCGGCATTCCCGAGCCCACCTCCCGCCTGGCCGAGCTGCGGGCCGGGGCCGTTCACATCGCGGTGGAGCTCTCGCCCGAAGACTACCCGGTCCTCCAGCGCGAGGCCAACCTCGAGCCGGTCCTCCAGAAGGGGCTGAACATCGGCTACGTGGCCTTCCATCAGGCCCACGAGCCGCTGGACGACCTCCGGGTACGGCAGGCCATCGCCATGGCCATCGACAAGCAGGCCATCGTGGACGCCTTCTACGCCGGCCTGGGCTCGGCGGCGGATCAGTTCGTCCCACCGGCCATGTGGGGGCGGTCCGAGGGCGTGACGGACCCCTCCTACGATCCAGCCCAGGCCCGCCGGCTCCTCGCGGAGGCCGGCTACCCCAACGGCTTCGAGACCGAGTTCTGGTACATGCCGGTCTCGCGGCCGTACTTCCCCGCGCCGCAGCCCATCGCCGAGGCCATCGCCAGCTACCTGGCCGACGTGGGCATCCGGGTGCGGCTGCAGACCGAGGACTGGGGCACCTACCTCTCCGACTACCTCCGGGGCAAGTTCCCCATGTACATGCTGGGATGGAGCCCCGACTACCCGGATCCCGACAACTACCTCTTCACCTTCTTCGGGCCGCGGGCGCCGCAGTCCCTCGGGTGGGACGCCCCCCAGGTACGGTCGCTCCTGATGCAGGCGCGCACCGCGCCCCTCCCCGAAGAGCGGGCGGCTCTCTACGCCCAGGTCCAGGAGGCCGTGCGTGAGGATCTGGCCATGATCCCCTTCGCGCACAACAACCCGCTGCACGCGACCCTGCGCGGTGTGGAGGGGTGGGTTCCCAGCCCCCTGGGGAGCTCGGAGAACCTCAACTACGTGAGCGTTCCAAGGTAG
- a CDS encoding ABC transporter permease yields the protein MKVRHFFRVVRAEAYKQMRAYWGKPANATTEALYPALQFATAYYMFKPFLQEGIRVPWQAGNSGQSLALFLLTGFFGFTLFQRLLWAAMGMTQMERFGGTLEIQYMTPASRFALLIGAAAGGLVRTVYLYATFLLGALVWLGEWHPAHPGMILVAFAAVVVPGLAWGTLLNGQMLFARDFSAYVSILQPPLNFFGGVRFPVHLLPGWMQVVSAAIPLTWSLHVFRLVLLDGATLPQVGRELGLALLVSAACFALACLNVHRCERLARERGTMVLY from the coding sequence GTGAAGGTGCGGCACTTCTTCCGGGTGGTCCGGGCCGAGGCGTACAAGCAGATGCGCGCCTACTGGGGAAAGCCCGCCAACGCCACGACGGAGGCGCTCTACCCCGCCCTCCAGTTTGCGACCGCGTACTACATGTTCAAGCCCTTCCTCCAGGAAGGCATCCGCGTTCCGTGGCAGGCCGGGAACAGCGGCCAGAGCCTGGCCCTCTTCCTCCTGACCGGCTTCTTCGGGTTCACCCTCTTCCAGCGGCTGCTCTGGGCCGCCATGGGGATGACGCAGATGGAGCGTTTCGGCGGAACGCTCGAGATCCAGTACATGACACCGGCCAGCCGCTTCGCCCTGCTGATCGGCGCGGCAGCCGGCGGCCTGGTGCGCACGGTGTACCTCTACGCGACCTTCCTCCTCGGGGCGCTCGTCTGGCTCGGGGAGTGGCACCCGGCCCATCCGGGCATGATCCTCGTGGCCTTCGCGGCCGTGGTGGTGCCTGGCCTGGCCTGGGGCACCCTGCTGAACGGACAGATGCTCTTCGCCCGGGACTTCTCGGCCTACGTGAGCATCCTGCAGCCGCCCCTCAACTTCTTCGGGGGCGTCCGATTCCCCGTCCACCTGCTGCCGGGTTGGATGCAGGTCGTCTCGGCCGCCATCCCGCTGACGTGGTCCCTGCACGTCTTCCGCCTCGTCCTGCTGGACGGGGCGACCCTGCCGCAGGTCGGGCGGGAGCTGGGGCTCGCGCTGCTCGTCTCCGCGGCGTGCTTCGCCCTCGCCTGCTTGAACGTCCACCGGTGCGAGCGGCTGGCCCGCGAGCGGGGTACGATGGTGCTGTACTGA
- a CDS encoding ABC transporter ATP-binding protein gives MIVAEHLTKVFRLGRKGPPWRREWEEKQAVNDLSFEVPPGRITGLLGVNGAGKTTTIKMLATLLLPTRGRVLLDGIDVAREPARVRPLINLIAGGERAIYGRLTGRENLWYFGQLYDIESSLLRRRTEELLEVVGLQDAADTPVEKYSKGMKQRLQIARGLLNDPRYLFMDEPTLGLDAPIARQLRRMTRDLAQEHGRGVLLTSHYMFEVEELCDHVYVLDRGELVAEGPPQAIKALTGGERVTRVTASGWDEASSGKLRSLLTDLGLQADVSLADGLVTIGVRGKEDVTPILVEAVSGPGRRVLRVESEEPSLEDAIVAIAEGNGVPHGNRASKGGTTSA, from the coding sequence ATGATCGTGGCAGAGCACCTGACCAAGGTCTTCCGGCTCGGCCGCAAGGGGCCGCCCTGGCGGCGGGAGTGGGAAGAGAAGCAGGCCGTGAACGACCTCTCCTTCGAGGTCCCTCCCGGCCGGATCACGGGCCTGCTGGGCGTGAACGGGGCCGGGAAGACCACCACCATCAAGATGCTCGCGACCCTGCTGCTCCCCACCCGGGGCAGGGTGCTCCTGGACGGCATCGACGTGGCGCGGGAGCCGGCCAGGGTGCGGCCCCTGATCAACCTCATCGCCGGAGGCGAACGGGCCATCTACGGGCGGCTCACGGGCCGGGAGAACCTGTGGTACTTCGGCCAGCTTTACGACATAGAGTCGAGCCTGCTCCGCCGGCGCACCGAGGAGCTGCTCGAGGTCGTGGGGCTTCAGGATGCGGCCGACACGCCCGTGGAGAAGTATTCCAAGGGCATGAAGCAGCGCCTGCAGATCGCCCGGGGGCTTCTGAACGACCCCCGCTACCTCTTCATGGACGAGCCGACCCTGGGACTGGACGCCCCCATCGCCCGGCAGCTGCGCCGGATGACCCGCGACCTGGCCCAGGAGCACGGCCGGGGCGTCCTCCTCACCTCCCACTACATGTTCGAGGTGGAGGAGCTCTGCGACCATGTCTACGTCCTGGACCGGGGGGAGCTGGTGGCCGAGGGGCCGCCCCAGGCCATCAAGGCCTTGACGGGGGGCGAGCGCGTCACCCGGGTGACGGCCAGCGGCTGGGACGAGGCCTCCTCGGGCAAGCTCCGCAGCCTCCTGACCGACCTCGGGCTCCAGGCGGACGTCTCGCTGGCCGACGGGCTGGTCACCATCGGCGTGCGAGGCAAGGAGGACGTGACGCCCATCCTGGTGGAGGCGGTGTCGGGTCCGGGGCGCCGGGTGCTGCGGGTGGAGAGCGAGGAGCCGTCCCTGGAGGACGCGATCGTCGCGATCGCCGAGGGAAACGGCGTTCCGCACGGGAATCGTGCGTCGAAGGGGGGCACGACGAGCGCGTGA
- a CDS encoding ABC transporter permease, producing the protein MRASLRLLRTVRAVLVREWYVNLRAYRVSFFLSTGMASLFTLLIGYFLYHTVFAGRITEEFAALAGTDRYMSYLTVGVLVYLFATRLLYPVRTFLVEHWEGTLPVMTMMGVPRLAYHLGCVLFSALYSAVEVSVVLVVVALSIGLELPAVPLPAVAAALAASFVGLYGLSLVLAAVILSVRDRVVVEAAAFSLMQLLCGVLFPVGYLPRAAQVVAEVIPLTPSLRALRAATLAGVGVGGILPDLVSLLVLGIVYTGLGGVLLGRVVGRVMEQTA; encoded by the coding sequence ATGCGGGCTTCCTTGCGGCTGCTGCGGACCGTACGCGCGGTGCTCGTCCGCGAGTGGTACGTGAATCTGCGCGCCTATCGGGTGAGCTTCTTCCTGAGCACGGGGATGGCGTCCCTCTTCACCCTGCTGATCGGCTACTTCCTCTACCATACCGTCTTCGCCGGTCGGATTACGGAGGAGTTCGCCGCGCTGGCGGGCACCGACCGGTACATGAGCTACCTCACCGTGGGCGTCCTCGTCTACCTGTTCGCGACGCGCCTCCTCTACCCGGTGCGCACCTTCCTCGTGGAGCACTGGGAGGGCACGCTCCCGGTCATGACGATGATGGGCGTTCCCCGTCTGGCCTACCACCTGGGGTGCGTGCTCTTCTCGGCGCTCTACTCCGCCGTGGAGGTGTCGGTGGTGCTGGTCGTGGTGGCGCTGTCGATCGGGCTCGAGCTGCCCGCGGTCCCTCTCCCGGCGGTGGCCGCCGCCCTGGCCGCTTCGTTCGTGGGACTCTATGGGCTCAGCCTGGTGCTGGCGGCCGTCATCCTGTCCGTCCGCGACCGGGTGGTGGTGGAGGCCGCGGCCTTCTCGCTCATGCAGCTGCTCTGCGGGGTCCTCTTCCCCGTGGGGTACCTGCCGAGGGCGGCGCAGGTGGTCGCCGAGGTCATTCCCCTCACCCCGTCGCTCAGGGCCCTGCGGGCAGCCACCCTGGCGGGAGTCGGCGTCGGAGGGATCCTCCCGGACTTGGTCTCCCTCCTGGTGCTGGGGATCGTCTACACCGGTCTGGGCGGGGTGCTGCTGGGCCGCGTGGTGGGGCGGGTCATGGAGCAGACCGCCTGA